The sequence below is a genomic window from Hydractinia symbiolongicarpus strain clone_291-10 chromosome 10, HSymV2.1, whole genome shotgun sequence.
TCTTACGTATATACTACAACTTCTTTTTTAGCTAGTGGTCTAACATCTAGCTAacatattttatcttttttaattagTAATGGCTTAAATATAGCTGGCTTATAAAATTAAGGTTCAaacctttattttattttaaaaaaaatatttttagctcaCCCAAACTATGACAAGTTTAATGTTTAAAgtttaatgtttacatttttgatgttatTATTTGTATGCATgtttaaaaatatcagaaaaatcgacaggcaaagCATGTTAATTCCCTATAAGCCATTTCAGAATTAGGATGCCATCTTCCGTTTTTTATCAAGGTAAGCCGAATTAAAGGCAAGGAGAGATAgatggatgtgcatattttacatggctaacctcacaaatatcgagggataaccctgtctattatttccaggagggcccatgacttagatggagagtcctagagtatttaatgctcattttgagttacACAAACCCAATtggggcccgcgctctactagacaacttccGGCAAcgtccaacggcccacacagtaaGCCATAtgcccaatttccctcacatggcttgggttaacccagggctattgTAACATTCACTCGACAATGTTGAATCgacgtcaagaggaatcgaaccctggtctcccgcacagagtacgagagctatgaCCATTAAACTACTGCGTCACAAATCTTTGACACTGACATAGCTTTTTTTGCCTACAATATATATACTAACATGAAGAGGCTTGTTTAAGAGATTTTAGACTTTCTTGGCTGTGTGTTCTTATGTGTCAATGTCATATTTGGCACTCTCAGGTAAAAATAATATGCAGGTCAAAAACATGCCAAATCCAAGGTGATTCAGAAATTTGCCTAGGTCCAGGTGGCCAGGATTAAATACCTATGCCTGGTTTTATGGCTTCCCACATGCATTTTTCATCTGtaagtgttttaaaaacaaaaaagccatgttttatttttgcacttgaaaaatagaaagaaacaTTCAACTAGatgttttagaattttttagaaTTCTTTGTGGCATttgtattttgataaaaaaaaatcagttaaaagtgacatcatttttttcattaataAATGATATGCCATTGTTAATATATACTAGAATCACAGGTATATTatactataaatatatatacaattccCTTAATAATTCATAATACTCAATAATTCACATAGGtcgtttgataaaaaaataactccTGTTAAATATATTGTGCATTTATGATTCATAATAGAAAGGTGAAAATATTAAGGCgtgtttattatttaaaattctgGATTCATTTTTACTTCTTGTCCAGTTTCCCTGTGTTCTCAGGCCCAATGCTCTCAGTATTATtgcaaaatgtttattttagctGGCTGGTTTAGCAGCTATTGGGGCTGGCATATGGATGTTGTTTGACCCTGGTAGATTCAATGATTTTCTAGGAAAATACACATTTACAATACCTGCTTCAATATTAATAGCAACTGGTCTATTTGTGACATGTGTTGGGTTTTGTGGATGTTGGGGTGCAATAAGAGAAAACAAATGCATGCTTGGCACAGTAAGTATTTGTATCAATGTGTGTATCCTGCTGATATTAGACATCTAACTATTATATATGTtagcttttttaattcaaataaaaaatatctcaTTCACAATTGCATGTAACTTAAACTACTAAACCATTTGATGATAACCAAACTTAGCCTGGACCTGCAAAAAAGGAAgggaaaaaactttttactgAGAGTGTATTTTACCCAAACGCAATGTGGCAAAATCTTGTAGAATCCTAAATttagtaaataaaatattttcctgTAATCTTCAATATTAATAGCAGctgaaacttaaaaaaaaaattgtattaaatAGTAAATGTTCTGGGACAATTTGGGATTTGAATAATATacaagattttaaaaacattttcatatgatttgactttttttttagtattttacaATGCTGTTGTTGATATTTTGTGCTGAAGTAGCTGCTGGGGTGCTGGGTTTCTTGTATCGTGATAAGGTAGGAAGATGTATTGGAACAAGTATTGGATTTTTTATAAGACAATAAACCCAAAAGATATTAGGCAACTTTGTGATGTTTTATTGacatattttctgtttttgttttctttgtgcaGATAAAGGATGAAGTGACCTCTGAATCACAGTCagtaatacaaaataaatatggaaCTGGTGATAAAGATATAGATTATGCTGTAGACACTGTACAAGAAAAGGTAGTTTATTTGTTTTGAGtgctttttttaatgtttctttaagatcatatattttttatgtaataattCACTGCCTGTCTTGTGAAAGTAATAATCAATTTTCCTATCAATTTCAGTTTCACAGTTTAAAATTAATCACTAGCTTGTGTTAATTGGATGGTGGTCTTAttgatatgtttttatttatgagAGGAACGAGTGTTTTATGCATCAAATTTTCTGGCAATCCTTTTTTGTTGACTTCTAAGATGTCTGAGCACACAGGTGTGTTTCTCTAATAAGAATTAAACAAATAagatttgtttgattttttgtgtAAAGTAGTTATGTATAAAAAGTGCTGACATCagtaagaatatatatataatgtcaaaCTTAGGCAGTTTTTTTAGCATTGAACAGACTAAATCATTAAAGCGAGAAGTGATTTGACATATAATACTATTTTCCCTATCCTGTGTTCAAGCTCTGTCCAGTGTTACAAGTAGTTTTCTCAGAGAAtgaattctaaaattttagttGTACTTGTGCATGGAGTTGATTTTAATATATGGTCTGCAAATTACTATATTGCTACCCAATTAAGCTTAAAACGCCATGAATTTATGCTATACTTATCTGAACCCAAAAATAACATTGACAATTTTTCCAGCTATAGGTAGTAAAGTCATGATTTTTGCCTGGCCTAATTGgaaaaaattaacaattaaaTCTTATACTAATTTTTAATCTCACTGTGTAAAAATTTTAGCTTGAATGTTGTGGTGCTAATGGTTATGGTGATTATACTCCTTCTTCCAAGTGGTATTTAAACAGAGGAAGTGCCATCTATTATGTGCCACCATCTTGCTGCTCCACGCAATCAAAATGTCTGAAAACGACAGACACAAATGTTGTTTATACCAAAGTAtgttccattttttatttattcttgttttgtatttttaaggAAGAGCGAAACAATTTGGTATATATAATGTGTTTAAAGTGTACGCGGATGGATAAAACAAATATTCGATGTAAATGGTTGTTGCTTTTGTTTATCCCAGTTGTCTGATGCAACTTAAAATCCTGctcttgttgttgctgttgtcgtCGTCGTTAATCATTTACATCTATTTTAGGGTTGTATTGACGAACTTGTTAAATATACTAAGGACAACATGATGATCTTAGGAGGCATTGGAATAGGATTAGCATGCGTGCAGGTAGACATTATTTTAACTTCGCATAGCCAGTAATAATTCAAAATtggtacagtagacgtccgttaattcgaacacgcaagggactaaattatttgttcgaattaaggAATGTTCGAattatcggaagttcagaaaaaacaagaattttaataaacgttaAAGGTTTTTATGCTGATATAACTTAATTACAACTTTAgtacaaatttttattaaaatcttttaacgttgtttgcttggcgatggtaaacttcattttattggaaatgccaatttaattgataaattgaaagaaattttgccaccattgatgcaataaaaatgaataaatatgaaaacatttttttatttttccattaaattttatttatcgatacacaaaatttcgaattaacgagcataatgcCAGCCTTCGGACTAAAAATTGgtcgaattagcgaaatgttcgaattagcgaagttcgaattaagcagctgaaaatataagactttattaaaccaaactcaatggacttggaaatttgttcgaaataacggaaagttcgaattaagcggcatACGAACTAACGGACGTCTACTATATGTGTATTAAAGGATGCCTTAAGTCTTGCTAGAGCTTGCATTTTTTTTGCCCCTCCCCCTTAAATCTGTGCATCCGCTTCTCTAGTTATGTTTTTACTTTGGTTCTAAACTGCAAAAATTGTGGCTTCATCGTTTatcttgtttatattttttataacaatttaGTTACTGGGGATGTGTTTCGCTTGCTGTCTTTTCTTTGCAATCGACGATTACTGAAGTGTTATGAACGCTGATTGAAGACGTATTAACCTGTTTCATATATTGGCAAATTACTGTTTTCTAAATAGTTAATCTCGTTAATACGTATAGCAATAAGGCAAAAAGATGTTAATATATATGtatactatttttaaaaaaatggtatcaACTTTGATGTTTTTCCGAATCtattagtttttttgttgagtGTTTTTGCAGTTTTAGCGAAATTGTTAAAGAAATCCCACTAAAGTCGTAAGTTCGCGAAAAACGTATAATTTACCGAAACACTTATTGCGGCTATCTTATCGTAACTTATGTGTATGTTTCAGTAAAAGTGTTGTCATAGCTAATTTCTCAACGCTAATTTTCCCTACAAAGATGTTTCAATGACGTTTACCATAAGGGCAAATCTCATGAATATAAAGTAAGATTTTGTGCATTATAATGTATATAGGAACTCAGCATTTTCTCTACATCCTG
It includes:
- the LOC130612621 gene encoding CD151 antigen-like; the encoded protein is MGTGKLCIKYLLFSFNVVFWLAGLAAIGAGIWMLFDPGRFNDFLGKYTFTIPASILIATGLFVTCVGFCGCWGAIRENKCMLGTYFTMLLLIFCAEVAAGVLGFLYRDKIKDEVTSESQSVIQNKYGTGDKDIDYAVDTVQEKLECCGANGYGDYTPSSKWYLNRGSAIYYVPPSCCSTQSKCLKTTDTNVVYTKGCIDELVKYTKDNMMILGGIGIGLACVQLLGMCFACCLFFAIDDY